A stretch of Carnobacteriaceae bacterium zg-C25 DNA encodes these proteins:
- the rpsE gene encoding 30S ribosomal protein S5 has protein sequence MAFIDHTKLELEDRVVAINRVTKVVKGGRRLRFAALVVVGDKNGHVGFGTGKAQEVPEAIRKAIEDAKKNLISVPTVGSTIPHEVIGRFCGGNVLLKPATAGSGVAAGGPVRAVVELAGIADVTSKSLGSNTPVNMVRATIEGLKQLKRAEEVAQLRGKSVEEL, from the coding sequence ATGGCTTTTATCGATCATACAAAATTAGAATTAGAAGATCGCGTTGTTGCTATTAACCGCGTCACAAAAGTTGTTAAAGGTGGACGTCGTTTACGTTTTGCTGCTTTAGTGGTTGTGGGTGACAAAAATGGTCACGTTGGTTTCGGTACTGGTAAAGCTCAAGAGGTTCCAGAAGCTATCCGTAAAGCAATCGAAGACGCTAAGAAAAACTTAATTTCAGTACCAACTGTAGGATCAACAATTCCTCACGAAGTAATTGGACGTTTCTGTGGTGGTAACGTATTGTTAAAACCAGCTACTGCCGGTTCTGGAGTTGCTGCAGGTGGACCAGTACGTGCAGTTGTTGAGTTGGCAGGTATTGCCGATGTAACAAGTAAATCATTAGGATCTAACACACCAGTAAACATGGTTCGTGCAACGATTGAAGGATTAAAACAATTAAAACGTGCTGAAGAGGTTGCGCAATTACGTGGCAAATCAGTAGAAGAATTATAA
- the rpmD gene encoding 50S ribosomal protein L30, which produces MAELKITLKRSLIGRPQNQIDTCKALGLTKPHKTVVKPVNDAIKGMVRTVSHLVEVEEI; this is translated from the coding sequence ATGGCAGAATTAAAAATTACTTTAAAACGTAGCTTAATCGGACGTCCTCAAAATCAAATCGATACATGCAAAGCTTTAGGTTTAACAAAACCTCACAAAACAGTTGTGAAGCCTGTAAACGATGCGATTAAAGGTATGGTTCGTACAGTTTCTCACTTAGTAGAAGTAGAAGAAATTTAA
- the rplO gene encoding 50S ribosomal protein L15: MELHSLKPAAGSRHVRNRVGRGQGSGNGKTAGRGHKGQKARSGGGVRLGFEGGQTPLFKRIAKRGFTNINRKEYAIVNLSDLNRFEDGTEVTPVALFEAGIVSKELSGIKVLANGKLERKLTVKAHKFSQVAKEAIEAAGGSVEVI; encoded by the coding sequence ATGGAACTTCATTCATTAAAACCTGCTGCAGGTTCACGTCACGTACGTAACCGTGTAGGTCGTGGTCAAGGTTCAGGAAATGGTAAAACAGCGGGACGTGGACACAAAGGTCAGAAAGCACGTTCAGGCGGTGGTGTAAGATTAGGTTTTGAAGGTGGTCAAACACCATTATTCAAACGTATTGCAAAACGTGGTTTTACTAACATTAACCGTAAAGAATACGCAATTGTTAATTTATCTGACTTAAACCGTTTTGAAGATGGAACTGAAGTAACACCTGTTGCTTTATTTGAAGCTGGAATCGTTTCAAAAGAGTTATCAGGAATCAAAGTTTTAGCAAATGGTAAATTAGAAAGAAAATTAACTGTTAAAGCACACAAATTTTCGCAAGTAGCTAAAGAAGCTATTGAAGCTGCTGGTGGTTCAGTAGAGGTGATTTAA
- the secY gene encoding preprotein translocase subunit SecY: MFSLLKSAFKVKEMRQRIFFTIMMIVIFRIGTQITVPGVNAAAMARLSNSGNSLFSILNTFGGGALQQYSIFALGVSPYITSSIIVQLLQMDIIPVFSEWSKQGEVGRRKLNRATVYFTIVLGFVQAIGISLGFNALTGFGLVRNTSAQSYLMIALVLTAGTMLVMWMGEQITQKGVGNGTSLIILSGIVAQLPGELYSLFVRYLGNADVSLKRRLVVVAGGVALLLLMFAFVILMEQAQRKLHVQYSKRANGASKMAYLPLKINSAGVVPVIFASSFILIPSTILGFFSTQYADRGWFQMLQTAFNYRQPVGAVIYITLIILFTFFYAFIQVNPEKVAENLQKQGGYIVGVRPGKGTENYLSKMLMRLSVVGSVYLALIAAIPIIASLVIPSFPSRLSLSGTNILIVIGVILETSKQIQGKLMKRKYKGFIQ, translated from the coding sequence ATGTTCTCATTATTAAAATCAGCCTTTAAAGTAAAAGAGATGCGTCAACGTATCTTTTTTACTATTATGATGATTGTTATATTTAGAATTGGGACACAAATTACGGTTCCGGGAGTTAATGCAGCGGCTATGGCGCGTTTGTCAAACTCTGGAAACAGTTTGTTTAGTATTTTAAATACGTTTGGTGGGGGAGCCTTGCAACAATATTCTATTTTTGCACTAGGGGTCTCACCATACATCACGTCATCAATTATTGTTCAGTTGTTACAAATGGACATCATTCCGGTGTTTAGTGAATGGTCAAAACAAGGTGAAGTTGGTCGTCGTAAATTAAATCGTGCAACCGTATATTTCACAATTGTTCTTGGTTTCGTTCAAGCCATCGGTATTTCACTAGGTTTTAACGCATTAACAGGTTTCGGTTTAGTTAGAAATACATCAGCTCAATCTTATTTAATGATTGCGTTGGTTTTAACTGCCGGTACAATGTTAGTGATGTGGATGGGTGAACAAATTACGCAAAAAGGTGTAGGTAACGGAACATCGCTTATTATTTTAAGTGGTATCGTTGCACAACTACCCGGAGAATTATACAGCCTATTTGTTAGATATTTAGGCAACGCTGACGTTTCATTAAAACGTCGTCTTGTTGTGGTAGCAGGTGGTGTCGCATTATTGTTGCTAATGTTTGCTTTTGTCATTCTCATGGAACAAGCACAACGCAAACTTCACGTACAATATTCTAAGCGTGCCAATGGAGCTAGTAAAATGGCTTATTTACCATTGAAAATTAATTCGGCTGGTGTAGTGCCTGTTATTTTTGCGAGCTCATTTATTTTAATTCCATCTACAATTTTAGGCTTCTTTTCAACACAATACGCGGATCGCGGTTGGTTCCAAATGTTGCAAACAGCCTTTAATTATCGTCAACCAGTGGGAGCGGTAATTTATATTACGCTAATCATCTTGTTTACGTTCTTCTATGCATTTATTCAAGTTAACCCTGAAAAAGTGGCAGAAAACTTACAAAAACAAGGTGGATACATTGTGGGTGTAAGACCCGGAAAAGGAACTGAAAACTACTTATCTAAAATGCTAATGCGTTTAAGTGTAGTTGGATCAGTTTACTTAGCACTTATTGCAGCAATTCCGATTATCGCGTCATTAGTGATTCCGTCTTTCCCTTCAAGATTATCTTTAAGTGGAACGAATATTTTAATTGTGATTGGTGTTATTTTAGAAACATCTAAACAAATTCAAGGAAAATTGATGAAACGTAAATATAAAGGATTTATTCAGTAA
- a CDS encoding adenylate kinase: protein MNILLMGLPGAGKGTQAEKIVETYKFPHISTGDMFRAAMKNETPLGVQAKSYMDKGELVPDDVTNGIVKERLAQDDTAKGFLLDGFPRTLAQAHALDEILEQLGRKIDAVINIDVNPEVLQARLTGRIICRGCGATYHKLNNPPKVEGVCDKCGSHEFYQREDDKPETVENRIQINLKQAQPLLDYYAEKQVLFNVNGEDDIAVVFEEVKKIIEK from the coding sequence ATGAATATTTTATTGATGGGCTTGCCAGGGGCAGGTAAAGGAACACAAGCTGAAAAGATTGTTGAAACATACAAGTTTCCTCATATTTCAACAGGAGATATGTTCCGTGCAGCAATGAAAAATGAAACACCGTTAGGTGTACAAGCTAAATCTTATATGGATAAAGGTGAGTTAGTACCAGATGATGTAACTAACGGTATTGTGAAAGAGCGTTTAGCTCAAGACGATACAGCAAAAGGCTTCTTATTGGATGGATTTCCACGTACATTAGCCCAAGCACACGCTTTAGACGAGATTTTAGAACAATTAGGTAGAAAAATTGACGCAGTGATTAACATTGATGTGAATCCAGAAGTGTTGCAAGCGCGCTTAACAGGCCGTATCATTTGCCGTGGGTGTGGTGCAACGTATCATAAATTAAACAATCCACCAAAAGTGGAAGGTGTTTGTGATAAGTGTGGGTCGCATGAATTTTATCAACGCGAAGATGACAAACCAGAAACAGTTGAAAATCGTATTCAAATCAACTTAAAACAAGCACAACCTTTATTAGACTATTATGCTGAAAAACAAGTGTTATTTAATGTCAATGGAGAAGACGATATCGCTGTTGTCTTTGAAGAAGTCAAAAAAATCATTGAAAAGTAA
- the infA gene encoding translation initiation factor IF-1 — translation MAKDDVIEIEGTVVETLPNAMFKVELENGHIVLAHVSGKIRMHYIRILPGDKVTVELSPYDLTRGRITYRFK, via the coding sequence GTGGCTAAAGACGATGTGATTGAAATTGAAGGAACAGTCGTTGAAACTTTGCCGAATGCAATGTTTAAAGTAGAATTAGAAAACGGCCATATTGTATTGGCACATGTTTCTGGAAAAATCAGAATGCATTACATTCGTATTCTACCAGGGGATAAAGTAACGGTTGAGTTATCACCATATGATTTAACTCGTGGAAGAATTACATATCGCTTTAAATAA
- the rpmJ gene encoding 50S ribosomal protein L36 produces MKVRASVKPICEKCKVIKRNGRVMVICENPKHKQRQG; encoded by the coding sequence ATGAAAGTTAGAGCTTCAGTAAAACCAATTTGCGAAAAATGTAAAGTCATTAAACGCAATGGTCGTGTTATGGTAATTTGTGAAAATCCAAAACACAAACAACGTCAAGGATAA
- the rpsM gene encoding 30S ribosomal protein S13 yields the protein MARIAGVDVPRDKRVVISLTYIFGIGKKTSQDILAAAEVSEDVRVKDLTNDQLDRIRAEVDKLKVEGDLRREVSLNIKRLMEIGSYRGIRHRRGLPVRGQNTKNNARTRKGPAKAIAGKKK from the coding sequence ATGGCTCGTATCGCAGGTGTAGACGTACCACGTGATAAACGTGTAGTAATTTCTTTAACATACATTTTTGGTATTGGAAAGAAAACTTCTCAAGATATTTTAGCAGCTGCAGAAGTATCTGAAGATGTACGTGTCAAAGACTTAACAAACGATCAATTAGACCGTATTCGTGCGGAAGTTGACAAATTAAAAGTTGAAGGTGACTTACGTCGTGAAGTTAGCTTAAATATCAAACGTTTGATGGAAATCGGATCATACAGAGGTATCCGTCACCGTCGTGGTTTACCAGTTCGTGGACAAAATACTAAAAATAATGCACGTACTCGTAAAGGCCCAGCAAAAGCAATTGCAGGCAAGAAAAAATAA
- the rpsK gene encoding 30S ribosomal protein S11, whose product MAKKVTRKRRVKKNIESGIAHIRSTFNNTIVMITDVHGNAVSWSSAGALGFKGSKKSTPFAAQMAAESAAKGSIEHGMRTVEVSVKGPGSGRESAIRSLQAAGLEITSIRDVTPIPHNGCRPPKRRRV is encoded by the coding sequence ATGGCTAAAAAAGTGACTCGTAAACGTCGCGTGAAAAAAAATATTGAATCAGGTATTGCACATATCCGTTCAACATTCAACAATACAATCGTTATGATTACAGATGTTCATGGAAATGCTGTGTCATGGTCATCAGCAGGTGCTTTAGGATTTAAAGGTTCTAAAAAATCTACTCCATTCGCAGCGCAAATGGCTGCTGAATCAGCTGCTAAAGGTTCTATCGAACACGGTATGAGAACAGTTGAAGTATCAGTTAAAGGACCAGGTTCAGGACGTGAATCAGCAATTCGTTCTTTACAAGCTGCTGGATTAGAAATTACATCAATTCGTGATGTAACCCCAATCCCACACAATGGTTGCCGTCCTCCAAAACGTCGTCGTGTATAA